GTCCCCACATGCCATCTGAGGCaggggtggaggaggaaggaagggagggggtgaaagagggagggaggcagctcAGCAGTGCTCCCCACCACATACACCGCTTCTTCCAACAGTAAGGAACAGTAAGCAcagggatcttcactgtgtggttGATGGTaagctggggcagccattttgtgactgactccccctcctgtggcagccgttttgtgactgactccccctcctgtggcagccgttttgtgactgACTCCCCCtcttgtggcagccgttttgtgactgactccccctcctgtggcagccgttttgtgactgactccccctcctgtggcagccgttttgtgactgactccccctcctgtggcagccgttttgtgactgactccccctcctgtggcagccgttttgtgactgACTCCCCCtcttgtggcagccgttttgtgactgactccccctcctgtggcagccgttttgtgactgactccccctcctgtggcagccgttttgtgactgactcccccctcctgtggcagccgttttgtgactgactccccctcctgtggcagccggTTTGTGACTGActcccccctcctgtggcagccgttttgtgactgactccccctcctgtggcagccgttttgtgactgactccccctcctgtggcagccgttttgtgactgactccccctcctgtggcagccgttttgtgactgactcccccctcctgtggcagccgttttgtgactgactcccccctcctgtggcagccgttttgtgactgactcccccctcctgtggcagccgttttgtgactgactccccctcctgtggcagccgttttgtgactgactccccctcctgtggcagccgttttgtgactgactcccccctcctgtggcagcagtTTTGTGACTGactccccctcctgtggcagccgttttgtgactgactccccctcctgtggcagccgttttgtgactgactcccccctcctgtggcagccgttttgtgactgactccccctcctgtggcagccgttttgtgactgactcccccctcctgtggcagccgttttgtgactgactccccctcctgtggcagccgttttgtgactgactccccctcctgtggcagccgttttgtgactgaccccccctcctgtggcagccgttttgacTGACTCcttctcctgtggcagccgttttgtgactgactccccctcctgtggcagccgttttgtgactgactccccctcctgtggcagccattttgtggttgcacctgcCACACTGTGTCAGACTTCCAAAGGTGCCCGCGGGCTCAAAAAGGTAGGGGGACCCCGATTTAGCctgtctggcagcagctgcccagaGGTTTTACTACATGAGTTAGAATTGAACCCAAGCTTTTACATGCATTTGCTGCACCACTAAAATATAGCCCCTCTTGTGATCTGTAGGACTGCCCAACTCTGCCTCCTTAACCATAAAAGGAGAGGTCTGCCTAAATCTTTTGTACATTCTCAGGTTCgcccctggcctggatagcccggactagcctgatctcacagatctcagaagtgaaggAGGGCCAGCCTGGCTAgaagggcgacctccaaggaataccggggTCTGGACGCAGAGacaggcagcggcaaaccacctctgaaatgtctcttgccttaaaaacaagactagctcgccacctagtggtgcataacactaaaacagCTAGAAttcctggctgccagacaatcttaggatcggCTGGCTATTGTGCGCACAACGGCGTGTGGTAATAATCTTATTGCTGTGTTCTGTCCCCTGAGTGCAAAGATTTGtcctcctttctctttcagcAGGCGATGGCAGGCAGAACACTTTGGAGGCCCCGCAGGAGATTCGCACTGGACTGTTCGAAGGATCCGCAGTCCTGGCCAGGAAGCCCCCGGAGAATGAACTGCAAATGCCCCTTTTGTATCCAGGGCCATTGGCAGGGCAAAAGCCAACCGTTTCAGGGAAGACGGGTCAAGGAGACGCCAAAGAGTACAAGAACAGCCTTTCCCATCAGCAGAGCCCTTTGGGGGCAAGGTGGGGGGTAGGTTCCGAGCCACGGGACAGCATCGGCTGCAGTCTTTTCGGCAGCATCGACGGcgggaggggctggccaccgttTGGTGAAAGAGCCCAGTTTTTGTCTGGGTGGCAGAAACCACGCTACGTCCAGAGACGCCGGCGCCCGCCTGCGGGAGAGAAACCCCACCGCTGCGGCCCATGCAGAAGATCCACTGTTGCTACGCCGGCAGGATCTGATTCACCGCTAAAGTCCGCCCTGAGCCTTCCGCCGGACCCTGCCTCAGCGTCTTCTGCAGTTCTGCTGCTAAACTCCACAGAGCCACCGACCTCTGCCCAGCCCTCACCTGTGAACTCTGCCATGGCCCTGCCTCGAAAACCCCACGCCTGCGAGGAGTGCGGGAAGCGCTTCCGAATCCTCGCCAACTTGGAAAGGCATCAGCAGCGCCATGCGGCGGAAAAGCCGCACCAGTGCCGGGACTGTGGGCGGCGCTTCCGCTGGGGCTGCCACCTAGAGCGCCACCGGCGCTCCCGGCGCTGTGTGGAGTGTGGCGGGGGCCTGGCAACGCCTCCTCCGCCTCCGTCCCCACCCCCAGAACCGGACCGGCCGTACTCCTGCGGAGAATGCGGGAGGCGTTTCACACAGCGCTCGGCCCTCAGCAAGCACCGGCGGCTGCATTCCGGGGAGCGCCCCTACGGCTGTGGGGAGTGCGGGAAGCGCTTCCTGCAGCGCTCTGACCTCACCATCCACGTGCGCTCACATTCCGGGGAGCAGCCCTACGTCTGCACAGAGTGCGGACGTCGCTTCAGCGTCAGCTCCAACCTCAGCAAGCATCGGCGCATGCACCGTGGCGAGCGCCCCCACGCCTGCACCGTGTGCGCCAAGCGCTTCCTGCAGCGCTCTGAGCTCCTCATCCACCAGCGGGCTCACACCGGGGAAAGGCCCTATCCCTGCACGGCCTGCGGGAAGCGGTTTGCTCGCCGGGCTCATCTCAAACGCCACCAGCGCACCCACGGCGGGGTgcccgccgcccccgccgcctcTCGACACCAGAGTGCCCGACTGCTCACCACCTCTGCCACGGACACTGGGTCTCTTCTCGAACATCAGCAGCATGAACGCGGGGGTGTGTCCGATGGCCTTGAATCGCGGTCCCGTACCAACACGCCTCCTGTGGCGGGGCCCACAGTCTTTGCCCGAGGTGTTGCGGGCACTGCCTCGTTGGGCCTGCCCTGGGCTGTATCCTCTTCTGCCCGCCTCTCTTTCTGCTCCAGCCCTCTCTGATCACTCGAGTGCTTCCTCTGCTGCAACTGTGCCCTTCATCAGTCTGCCACGGCCAGTGGGTACCCTTAGCTGAACCTCGGTTTCGCGGACAGGGGTCTAACCCTCGGTAGATGGCGGGAAGGTTGATAGGGCACGGGAGCAGTTTACATTTTGGAGCCCGGCTGTTGTTTGCCGGGTAACCCGGCAGCTTTGTTTCTTCGCGTGGCCTCCTGCCAGCCTTGCTTCGAGCATCTGGCGTACGGACGGAGCGGGTTGTAGACAGGCCACCACAGTCCCCATGTGGGACATTAAGCAATATTCCCTGGAGTCGCCATTGCGCTCTTTGAACACCAAGTCAGCAGGATTGTGCCGGACACATTGTTAAGtgtaggagtgtgtgtgtgtgtgggggggtggggtcagTTAATCTCCTTGTctgcaggagaggggaggggggaaggaagcacTCCCAAGTCGATCGTAGCAAAGAGGTGTCCGCAAGCAGTTAGTGCACCACAGCGCGATCGCAGGCACACGCTTCCTAGACACACGTAAAAATCTCCACCCTCTTGCCACTGGCCACCACGCAGTCGCCCACCTTTGGCTCacttcttttccctcctccaTCAGAAACATTAGCGCttcccgctgcccccccccccttgcattatTCCTACAGAGATTTCTTGGCTCCAGATCTCCCTTTCTTTGGTCAGCCTACCCTTGCTTCCTTTTTGTGGAAGAGAAGTTTCACCGGGCTTCATTGAGATGCTGAGCGTCCCCCATTTCGGGCAGCAAAAACAGCCCATTGGCCCAGAGGCTCTCCCGCCACCTAGCGCAAACGTTGGGGCAGGTTTCATGTGTGTTTGGAGTTGATGCGTCTCGTCAGTAGACAACTCTGAGATCCAGGCGCTGGCAGGGCACAGAAccgcatggaaggaaggaaaggaggcacGCTTGCTGATCTTTTCCAAAAAGTTCATCAGCGCAGCCGGGGGGCTGAGGTGGGATCGAACCTCTGCCGCTGCTTGCCGAATCCTGGGTGACGGCCGGTGCCTTCGAGAGGAATCGCGGGGGTTTTTCTTCGTTGCCGGTCCTGAGAAAACAGATTGACGGAGGAGGAAAAGCAAGAGGCACCTCCGACGGGAACCATGGACGTGAACGACGTGGCTGAAAAGGGGACAGAGTCCAGTCTGGCCAACTGCAGAGGGTTTTAAGCGAGCGTCGAGAGAGCAGAAATGCTGCCGTCGAGAGAACGTTCAAAAGCCCTTGGCTTGGCCGGCTACTTCTCTTCCGCAAAACCCACACACAGAGCCTGCGCCCAGTTGCGTTGCCGTTCACCAGAGCCGTGGTCTTTCTCCAGCTGTTTGTACATTCCTGTGACCTTCAGGACTGGTGCTTcattgcggggggcggggggatcaAGGGGGTGGGGCAGGCCACAAAGGTTTGTGGCTTAGCCTGGACTGGACTCTAGAGTAGGGAGGGGTTAATAATACCTGGTTTAGAACTAAATATAGTAGAACTTTTGTTTTACCAAAACCTTAGCATGGCATTCCTTCGActgtttttgggggggaggggacggtGTTTGAATCCAGAATCATACATGTGCATGACACCACTGGAAAAGTGTGCGCCTCCCTCTCCCAATacaagcggccccgtggcgcagagtggtaaagcagccgtactgcagtactgtgatctgaactctctgctcacgacctgagttcgattccggcacaagctggattcaggtagccggcccaaggttgactcagccttccatccttctgaggtcggtaaaatgaggacccagcttgctggggggaaagtgtaaaagactggggaaggcaatggcaaaccaccctgtaaaaagtcttgccttgaaaacgttgtgaaagcaacgtcacccgagtcggaaacgactggtgcttgcacaggggaccttccctttccttttcctcccaatACAGTATTTTGCAGCTCACAGCTTACAACTGGGACACATGCAAGCATTCTGGGGTTGGTGAGGACAAgtttattcctcccccccccccccccccttcacatctTACTAGATTCAGGGCCTTCCTCTCCACTTGAAATATTTTTGAACTTCACAGAATTCATCACACTTTGAATCGGATCTATTAATCTCTGCAGTGTGTGCTATGGTTGCACTTGAGCTTTCTGATGCACATCTTCAATCCCCTGGCCTAGACGCATTTCTAAaacatgcaggcctcagattcagcaggagctcacaggaacctttctgacggttccccctcttcctccccacctaccttgtccatagaataatagttgcagctgcataacaacccctgtattaggagagcgggcagccagccagccaccaggagctttgccacacccccagcagccctcatgaacccctggagaagcaggcatcactctccacttatgtgattttgggtggtgggtggtttcctggccttttggctgtggggaaggggtagcccaggagagcctcaggcaagcgaggcctggtTGGGCTGGCGGGATCTCTAGCCATCTCAAGCAGGCCTCCctctcccagggctctcctttcttgcatcgagttgcttttggctgggggtgtgtgtgtgtggcatatgctaatgagccccaccacctatttttctacaaaacgacccctgaaaacGTGTATTGGGAAAGAGGTTGTGCTGAAATGGCCTTAAGGACTTGCGTGGTGGTGAAGCAAAGAGTTTGCCAAAGGATGGAAACTCGGCTTTAAAATCTCCTCCCTGGATTTTCTTGCCACTGGGCAAATTAAGAGGTCATCTTGCTTCAGCAAAAGATCTTCTCATGCCCACTCTTGTCTTCTAAATGATCTGCAAGGATGTGGAAACCGGGGAATGCCTCCCAGGGACCACTGAGGTCAGATCTAGAGCCGGGAGGCAGTCAGAATAGAAAGTGAGATTAAGCTGAGGTTTTCAGAGGGCATGGAGCACCATTCAGGTGCTGCAAGATTTGAGGTGAGTGCCTGCGttcgtctgaagcagtagaacaacgtttgagtctgGTGGCCCATTTAAGACcgagaaagtttaattctggatctgAATTAAATCTGAATAAGTGTGCACGCATTTGAAAGTTtattaaactttcttggtcttaaaggtgcccccctgggctcaaactttgttccattcaGAAGTTAGTAATAGTGGGCGGACAGATTCAGCAGAAGTTAGAACTCTGTGTGCGTTTGTATGGAAAGAGATTCCAGGACTTGGATGTGTACATTTCTGCCAGTGTCTTTCTCCCTATGTGACCCTGAGTAACAAGTTCCTGTAAATATTCGTTTCCACAAGAATATTAGCCCAATTGATTGCTAAAGGTTTTGAGTTCAGTTGGGCAGTGCTTTAATTGCACACAGACAGCTTGAAATATTCTAAGCAGAACCGCTTGGGAGCCAGTTCAGCCCATCAGCCGTGAGTCTGTTGTCTGCTTGagacacccacccacctcacattcGCAGTTCCAGGCAGGGGAACAAGATAAGGTGCTTTACtgatctacataagaacataagagaagccatgttggatcaggccgatggcccatccagtccaacaccccgtttcacacagtggccaaaaaaacccaggcatcaacaggaagtccatcagtggggtcaggacactagacgcCCTTCTATTGTGCCctgccctcaagcaccaagaatatagagcatcactgccccagacagagttccaacaatacactgggtaatagccactgatggacctctgctccatgtgtttatccagtcccctcttgaagctctctatgcttgtagctgctgccacctcctgtggcagtgaatcccacgtgttaatcaccctttgggcgaagaagtacgtccttttatccgttataacctgactgatcagcaatttcattgaatgtccagggAAGTGTGGAGTATTGTAGGTTGTATAATCCAGCTTGAAAGGAATTTGCAGGTATAGATGGGTGTGGGGTAGAAATTGCTGCCCCCTATCTGGAAGAGTTATGGCCTCTAGAATTTCTGGGCCTGTAATTCTCCAGTATCCATTCCTGATTCACTTAGGGCTTCCTTTGGccatagcagacttttttataAGATTCCTTTCGTAGAGGCCAGCTTTGATGGCTTACTGAGAAGGGTACTCTCTGCACATCCAGAGGCACTGGGAATAACCATCCCAGATACCTTGTTCAACAAGGGACAGGTCTGGACGTGTGAAATACCCCGGCCAAAAATTCTGGGACTCAGCAGTGGTGACTTTCAGTATAGGCTAAAATACCGGCAGTTCCGTTACTGAGAGGGATCTCAGCCCAACAGCTAATGCAAGAGATGTTGGGTTCACTGTATTGGTCCTATACCAAGGTCAATTCTATCCTGCAGCCTGTTGAAGTCATGAGCAGCTTGCGTGGCATGTATAAACAGAattgccaatgtccaggtggtacctggagctctcctgggataaacaactgatctccagatgccatagatcagttcacctgggaaaaaatggccactttgcaagatggactctatagcactatactgcattgaagtccctctcctccccaaatcccaaccTTCTTAGGCTCCACcaacaactgagagccagtttggtgtagtggttaagtgtgtggcctcttatctagaagaaccgagtttgattccccactcctccacttgcaccttctggaatggccttgggtcagccatagctctggcagaggttgtccttgaaagggcagctgctgtgagagccctctccagccccacccacctcacagggtatctgttgtgggaggagaagacataggggattgtaagccgctgtgagactgattcagagagaagggcgggatagaaatctgcagtcttctacaacatctccaggtatttctcatctcagagctggcaacccttatacacacacacacagagacacacacatacagggcaagccctgccactaggcaaactaggtgattgcctagggtgccggccttctgggggtgtcaaattgggtgccccccatgtgacttggtggtgttatcagtgtgtgtggggtgtgggtgggttagggttgccaatccccagatgggggcaggggatcccccggtttggagacccccccctgcttcagggtcatcagaaaacggggggaggggagggaaatgtctgctgggaactctattattccctatggagatttattcccatagaaaatcatggagaattgatccgcgggtatctggggctctagggggactgttttttggggtagaggcaccaaattttcagtatagcatctagtgcctctccccaaaataccccccaagtttcaaaacgattgggccatggggtccaattctatgagccccaaaggaaggtgtccctatccttcattatttcctatggaaggtgtgccgtccctttaaatgtgatggcaagaactccttttggagttcaattatgcttgtcacagccttgatcttggctccacccccaaagtctcctggctccacccccaaagcccccagatatttcttgaattggacttggcaaccctagggtgggtggcggcaccagaagttagccttgcctcggGTACTAGACAGTGTAGGGCTGgccttgtgtgtctgtgtgtgtagcAAACTGGCTTCTCATGGAGAGAAGCGAAGAGCAACAAAGGCCCTCCTGACCCCGGGAAATCGTCACTCCTTCCCGCTTAGAATTCTGATATTTAACCATGGAACGTCTGTGCATTTTCAAATCTCTCATTGCATGTATACGCAGAAGaagcttgctttaaaaaaaaaaagaaagccacaGGTCTCTGTAAGTTAACTATTGTGGCCGGTGCTATTTTATCTCCTTGCGAAGCCCGATTAACAGAACAGCATGCGACTGTCTAATATTTCTCCGGGTGGGGAAGGGCCTAAACTAGACGACTTCTGTATCACCCTTGCAGAACAGAGAGGTACACTGCCTTTGCGCTGGGGACAGCAGCACCCTTTATTAAGAGACACCACAACAAATCCATCAGTCTCTCCCTCCATTTTGAGGCTCCGAGTAGAGTCTCCGGGGTCAGAAAAGTTGGCGGTGGGAGCGTCTTAGCTGAGATTTGGTCCTATAACTACGGAATGGTCCTCCCAACTGGCGGGCTGCTCTGCTCCTTGACAGTTCACCAGCTCTTGGTTTATCTGCTACTGCTGAATAAATACGAGGAAGATTATTGCGACGGCACTGCTGGATCTGGCTCAACGACAGCGCGAGAGACGTCCCCAGAAGGAAAGTTCACAAGCAGGGCCAGACGGCAGTATCCGTGTAAATGCCCACAACTGGGTTAAGTCAGAGGCCCCCGAAATACGGAGTTTGTGCTTTTTGGCTATTAGGGATATAAGCCACTGATAAGCAGCCATAATAAATTCACAAAATCCTTTTCAAAAAGCCATTTATGCTAATGGCGGCTTTGACATCAAAGAGTTCCCAGGGTCCACCCTCCTACAGAATCTGTTCCTTTTGGCTTGGGCAGATGAGGAGGACACCCCCAGGGTTTCTGTGTTTTGAGAATGAATCATCAGCCCGTTTCTGCTCCTCATGCATCACTCGTGGTTTGATGACCCTCTCGCCGTTCTGTAAGCGAAACAACCAAGAGCTCCAGATGAAACAAATGCACGAAGCCACCCCTTCAAGGGGAAGGTTTTCTCCCAGATGAGATTGGAATAGTGGTGTGGTAGGCCTCGGAATTTCCCACTGTTTCACAGCCGCTGAGTTTCACTACGACTGCAGTTCCCTCCAGGGACAAGGCTTACTTTCGGTGCACTTAGCTTCTCAGCAAGAAGGCAGCCATTGTCTCGTGGGGACTTCCCCGGCTCACAATTCTGGGCGAACAAAAGTCCTGCCCCGCTGGGCCCAGTCCCCACAACTGCCGTGACATTTCAGGAGCTGCCTCAAAGCGCTGACGACTGCTTGATGCTGTGGAAGCTGACGCGGGTTGGTGACGTGGGAATGGACATGGCCCTGGCCACCCTGGCCCGGATCGAGTGCTTGTCCTGCCACCGGTGCCACCTCTTCCGTACTGCAGAACGGACCTGGGAAGACACATTGCAAAAACTCACTCAAAGGGCAACATGGccttggcatagggttgccaagtccaattcaagaaatatctggggactttgggggtggggccaggagacattaggggtggagccaagatcaaggctgtgacaagcataattgaactccaaagggagttctggccatcacattgcaaAGGATGGaacaccttttcagttccttccataggaaataatggataggggcaccttttggggctcgtagaattggaccccctggtccaatctttttgaaacttggggggtattttggggagaggcactagatgctatactgaaaatttggtgcttctaccccaaaaaacacccccccccgagccccagatacccgcggatcaattctccttgattttctatgggaataaatctccatagggaataacaagagttcccagcagacatttccctcccctccccccgctttctgacgaccctgaagcggggggagggcctccaaaccaagggatcccctgccctcacctggggattggcaaccctaccttggcaGCAGTCTACGTGTATCAGTTACACAGCAAACCGTTATGGCTTCTCCAAAAGTATCTTCGGAgttgtagttagggttgccaaccccaggtgggggcaggggatcccccggttcggaggccctctccccgcttcagggtcgtcagaaagcggggggtagggaggaaaatgtctgctgggaactctattattccctagggagatttattctcatagaaaataatggagaattgatccatgggtatctggggctctgtgggggctgttttttgatatagaggcaccaaattttcagtatagcatctagtacctctccccaaaataccccccaagtttcaaaaagattggaccaagattcaaaaagattggtccaattctatgagccccaaaagaaggtgcccctatccttcattatttcctatggaaggaaggcattgaaaaggtgtgccgtccctttaaatgtgatggccagccctccctttggcgttcaatgatgcttgtcacagccttgaacttggctccacccctaatgtctcctggctccacccccaaagtccccagatatttcttaaattggacttggcaaccctagctgtagtTCAGCAAAAGTACTGAGGGCCCTCAGCCTCCCCTCCACAGACCCAGAGGGCCTTGTGGAACAGAATGGCTGTTAAGCCACTGAAAGTCTCTAATGCAGGAATTCCCACCGGCCACTAGGTGTTCTGTATGTTTAAACACAGAACAGAGGGCCAGTGGGGTTAGAATTCACACTGGCTTACAGTGGGAGACCACCAGCTCATTGTATCCCAATGCCTACCCATCTTCTGTTGATCAGTGAGTAGAAATTGGGGCCACacgtgtgtgtggtgggggggccATCT
The sequence above is a segment of the Heteronotia binoei isolate CCM8104 ecotype False Entrance Well chromosome 15, APGP_CSIRO_Hbin_v1, whole genome shotgun sequence genome. Coding sequences within it:
- the LOC132584361 gene encoding zinc finger protein GLI4-like isoform X3 — protein: MQESYETVISLEEIAISWPRIAAFTETRGRRGLAPGLEMEPEQGQLAPVQGQATAAAATPAGSSEEGILPDFRRQLGVILQTVGKAQVEKMLRELVKEQEQQGKVRRRKRVARSPRRGAGDGRQNTLEAPQEIRTGLFEGSAVLARKPPENELQMPLLYPGPLAGQKPTVSGKTGQGDAKEYKNSLSHQQSPLGARWGVGSEPRDSIGCSLFGSIDGGRGWPPFGERAQFLSGWQKPRYVQRRRRPPAGEKPHRCGPCRRSTVATPAGSDSPLKSALSLPPDPASASSAVLLLNSTEPPTSAQPSPVNSAMALPRKPHACEECGKRFRILANLERHQQRHAAEKPHQCRDCGRRFRWGCHLERHRRSRRCVECGGGLATPPPPPSPPPEPDRPYSCGECGRRFTQRSALSKHRRLHSGERPYGCGECGKRFLQRSDLTIHVRSHSGEQPYVCTECGRRFSVSSNLSKHRRMHRGERPHACTVCAKRFLQRSELLIHQRAHTGERPYPCTACGKRFARRAHLKRHQRTHGGVPAAPAASRHQSARLLTTSATDTGSLLEHQQHERGGVSDGLESRSRTNTPPVAGPTVFARGVAGTASLGLPWAVSSSARLSFCSSPL
- the LOC132584361 gene encoding zinc finger protein GLI4-like isoform X1: MQESYETVISLAEEIAISWPRIAAFTETRGRRGLAPGLEMEPEQGQLAPVQGQATAAAATPAGSSEEGILPDFRRQLGVILQTVGKAQVEKMLRELVKEQEQQGKVRRRKRVARSPRRGAGDGRQNTLEAPQEIRTGLFEGSAVLARKPPENELQMPLLYPGPLAGQKPTVSGKTGQGDAKEYKNSLSHQQSPLGARWGVGSEPRDSIGCSLFGSIDGGRGWPPFGERAQFLSGWQKPRYVQRRRRPPAGEKPHRCGPCRRSTVATPAGSDSPLKSALSLPPDPASASSAVLLLNSTEPPTSAQPSPVNSAMALPRKPHACEECGKRFRILANLERHQQRHAAEKPHQCRDCGRRFRWGCHLERHRRSRRCVECGGGLATPPPPPSPPPEPDRPYSCGECGRRFTQRSALSKHRRLHSGERPYGCGECGKRFLQRSDLTIHVRSHSGEQPYVCTECGRRFSVSSNLSKHRRMHRGERPHACTVCAKRFLQRSELLIHQRAHTGERPYPCTACGKRFARRAHLKRHQRTHGGVPAAPAASRHQSARLLTTSATDTGSLLEHQQHERGGVSDGLESRSRTNTPPVAGPTVFARGVAGTASLGLPWAVSSSARLSFCSSPL
- the LOC132584361 gene encoding zinc finger protein GLI4-like isoform X2, whose translation is MQESYETVISLAEEIAISWPRIAAFTETRGRRGLAPGLEMEPEQGQLAPVQGQATAAAATPAGSSEEGILPDFRRQLGVILQTVGKAQVEKMLRELVKEQEQQGKVRRRKRVARSPRRGGDGRQNTLEAPQEIRTGLFEGSAVLARKPPENELQMPLLYPGPLAGQKPTVSGKTGQGDAKEYKNSLSHQQSPLGARWGVGSEPRDSIGCSLFGSIDGGRGWPPFGERAQFLSGWQKPRYVQRRRRPPAGEKPHRCGPCRRSTVATPAGSDSPLKSALSLPPDPASASSAVLLLNSTEPPTSAQPSPVNSAMALPRKPHACEECGKRFRILANLERHQQRHAAEKPHQCRDCGRRFRWGCHLERHRRSRRCVECGGGLATPPPPPSPPPEPDRPYSCGECGRRFTQRSALSKHRRLHSGERPYGCGECGKRFLQRSDLTIHVRSHSGEQPYVCTECGRRFSVSSNLSKHRRMHRGERPHACTVCAKRFLQRSELLIHQRAHTGERPYPCTACGKRFARRAHLKRHQRTHGGVPAAPAASRHQSARLLTTSATDTGSLLEHQQHERGGVSDGLESRSRTNTPPVAGPTVFARGVAGTASLGLPWAVSSSARLSFCSSPL